A window of the Candida orthopsilosis Co 90-125, chromosome 1 draft sequence genome harbors these coding sequences:
- a CDS encoding Npr1 predicted serine/threonine protein kinase (involved in regulation of ammonium) gives MAQQNTEQSDTQHQKPMSSLTKLLNESSTSVSQQQQQPAESPVTSDGNRKSSGINGNGTTPELTFNKKPIPQPITTSGLAVEPQVINGFDPSPETKFLNPSSSFTPTSPFTRQSANSFSNHAISQSPRNVSSPRYLRNNSISHSSFSAGGGGLGGAESLSSSIPYSAPGGRSNNLNAATAANGANPSSSLQREAYLADDASSTSSTASSSHIPNLPNGQFINSIHIQSPQVNASTIDSRFVISKQRVAQAQAAQQAQHVGSASQRTGSQSGLSSFFSSKSKPSRKDSSTDLGSFYNNASTSFQDNNEIAGSPSSYSSSESVLSAPNFNGNPPTRHNSMSNLKRFFKKSTPTSQQSPATSNLSSSLRSNGGINIPAANAVNIPTTANNSSYPNNSSFTATPSNASASFTNSPGGSSISISRSSTLQNKIRYQERRQSVSQVINPVQQLPFSKRYGKFGESLGAGAGGAVKLVKRLSDNKTFAVKEFRTKYQSESKRDYAKKITGEYCIGSTLKHPNIIETIEICYENERILQVMEYCDYDLFAIVMSNKMSREEINCCFKQVLSGVHYLHSIGLAHRDLKLDNCVIDARGIVKIIDFGSAVVFSYPFSKTLIEAQGIVGSDPYLAPEVCVFNKYDPRPVDVWSVAMIFCCMMLKKFPWKVPKLSDSSFKLFATRGEFVPISEMLKRTPQDVQNLTSGGSSGALSNLGDISEALEEDISNMPFPQQGGVEQHQKQQQQQQQSQQQQQNAKRDESSGDAKDHTSNETGADRLLLALPEDCRRLIGRMVELAPACRITMDEVFEDEWLKSVNMCLVEETEPGSNVYEVIKCDDHEHTQVDQSKAHIAAFEKNKKR, from the coding sequence ATGGCACAGCAAAACACAGAACAGCTGGATACTCAGCACCAAAAACCAATGTCATCGTTGACTAAACTTTTAAatgaatcatcaacatcagtatcgcaacaacaacaacaaccgGCAGAATCGCCAGTGACATCAGACGGTAACAGAAAATCACTGGGTATCAATGGTAACGGTACCACTCCGGAACTcactttcaacaaaaagcCTATACCTCAACCTATTACTACTTCCGGGTTGGCCGTTGAACCACAAGTTATCAATGGGTTTGATCCTTCACCTGAAACAAAATTCCTCAACCCACTGTCATCTTTCACACCAACATCTCCATTTACAAGACAATCTGCCAACTCATTCTCCAACCATGCTATTTCCCAATCGCCGAGAAATGTATCTAGTCCGAGATACTTGAGAAACAATTCCATTAGTCATTCCTCATTCAGTGCTGGCGGTGGTGGATTGGGTGGTGCTGAAAGTTTATCGTCATCAATACCTTACAGCGCTCCAGGCGGTCGATCAAATAATTTAAATGCAGCAACAGCTGCAAATGGAGCTAAtccttcatcatctttacAACGTGAAGCTTACTTGGCTGACGATGCAAGTTCgacttcatcaactgcaTCGTCTTCGCATATACCTAATTTACCCAATGGTCAATTTATTAATTCTATACATATTCAATCACCACAAGTGAATGCATCGACTATTGATTCGCGatttgtaatttcaaagcaaCGAGTTGCTCAAGCACAAGCGGCTCAACAAGCACAACATGTGGGAAGTGCCTCCCAACGAACAGGCTCTCAATCGGGACTAtcttcattcttttcatcaaagaGCAAACCATCGAGGAAAGATTCTTCTACTGATTTGGGCTCTTTTTACAATAATgcttcaacatcatttcAAGacaataatgaaattgcAGGATCACCTTCAAGTTACTCATCTTCGGAATCAGTATTATCTGCTcccaatttcaatggtAATCCCCCAACAAGACATAATTCGATGTCAAACTTGAAGAGGTTTTTCAAGAAGTCTACTCCAACCTCACAACAATCACCGGCAACTTCAAACTTGTCCTCATCATTGAGATCTAATGGAGGGATAAACATCCCTGCTGCAAATGCTGTAAATATCCCAACTACGGCAAACAATTCATCGTATCCAAATAACTCTTCATTTACAGCAACTCCTTCCAATGCATCAGCATCATTCACAAACTCACCAGGTGGttcatcaatatccatTAGCCGATCATCAACATTACAGAATAAAATCAGGTATCAAGAACGGCGCCAATCAGTGCTGCAAGTTATCAATCCAGTACAACAATTGCCATTCTCAAAAAGGTATGGAAAATTTGGAGAAAGTCTAGGTGCCGGAGCTGGTGGTGCCGTGAAACTAGTCAAGAGATTAAGTGATAATAAAACTTTTGCGGTTAAGGAATTTAGAACCAAATATCAAAGTGAAAGTAAACGAGATTATGCTAAAAAGATTACTGGTGAATATTGTATTGGATCGACTTTAAAGCATCCAAACATTATTGAAACTATTGAAATTTGCTATGAAAATGAACGGATTTTACAAGTTATGGAGTATTGTGATTATGATTTATTTGCCATTGTTATGTCAAATAAGATGTCGCGTGAGGagatcaattgttgttttaaaCAGGTGTTGTCTGGTGTTCATTATCTACATTCGATTGGATTGGCTCAtcgtgatttgaaattggataatTGTGTAATTGATGCTAGAGGAATTGTCAagattattgattttgggtCTGCAGTTGTATTTTCATAcccattttccaaaacctTGATTGAAGCACAAGGGATAGTTGGATCTGATCCATATTTGGCTCCAGAAGTCTGTGTATTTAACAAATATGATCCTCGACCAGTTGATGTCTGGTCAGTAGCTATGATCTTTTGCTgtatgatgttgaagaaatttccTTGGAAAGTGCCTAAATTATCCGACTCcagtttcaaattatttGCAACCCGTGGTGAATTTGTTCCCATTTCAGAAATGTTGAAGCGGACTCCACAAGATGTACAAAACTTAACCAGTGGTGGGTCTTCTGGCGCATTGAGTAATTTGGGTGATATAAGTGAAGCGTTGGAGGAGGATATTTCCAATATGCCATTCCCACAACAAGGAGGTGTTGAACAGcatcaaaaacaacaacaacaacaacaacaatcacaacaacaacaacaaaacgCAAAACGTGATGAGTCAAGTGGCGATGCAAAGGATCATACATCCAATGAAACCGGTGCCGATAGGTTACTTCTCGCCCTACCTGAAGATTGCCGTCGTTTAATTGGTCGTATGGTTGAACTAGCACCAGCATGTAGGATAACTATGGATGAAGtatttgaagatgaatgGTTGAAATCGGTGAATATGTGTTTAGTAGAGGAGACTGAACCTGGTAGTAATGTTTATGAAGTTATTAAATGTGATGATCATGAACATACTCAGGTTGATCAATCTAAGGCACATATTGCtgcttttgaaaagaataaaaagagGTAA
- a CDS encoding Snx3 protein (S. cerevisiae homolog SNX3 has phosphatidylinositol-3-phosphate binding, has role in late endosome to Golgi transport, protein localization and localizes to endosome, cytosol): MSKQFQPISDIINTSPKNKTQSFNELYGEPEDFLEIEVRNPVTHGYGNNQYTDYEIICRTNIPAFKKRSSRIRRRYSDFLAFRKILEQETTRVVIPPLPGKILLNSNKFNELNIEKRRQGLEKFLVIVSGHPLLQTGSKSLIEFIQNEKWDPKQMVY, from the coding sequence ATGTCAAAACAGTTTCAACCAATAAGTgacatcatcaatacctcacccaaaaacaaaactcAGTCATTTAATGAGCTATATGGCGAACCAGAAGATTTTCTCGAAATTGAAGTTCGTAACCCTGTAACTCATGGATATGGCAATAATCAATATACCGATTACGAAATCATTTGTCGAACAAATATACCAGCATTTAAGAAAAGATCAAGTAGGATCAGAAGAAGGTATAGTGATTTTCTTGCATTTAGAaaaattcttgaacaaGAAACGACTAGAGTTGTAATACCTCCATTACCGGGTAAGATTTTATTGAATAGTAATAAATTTAATGAATTAAATattgagaaaagaagaCAAGGATTGGAGAAGTTTTTGGTTATTGTTAGTGGCCATCCTTTGTTACAAACGGGGAGtaaatcattgattgagTTTATTCAGAATGAAAAATGGGATCCTAAGCAAATGGTTTACTAA
- a CDS encoding Ole1 fatty acid desaturase (essential protein involved in oleic acid synthesis), with amino-acid sequence MTTTTEQLETVEITKLNAIAAGTNKKVPRIVAAGLGGKLMGTADLVKVTAEEITQDSMESLAEKDAREKAKYAHKKHISEEPWTTKNFSQKINWLNLILVAGVPAIGMGAALTITPQVKTLVLAFVLYVFSGISITAGYHRLYAHKSYDAALPVRMFFAFFGAGAIEGSIKWWGHSHRVHHRYTDTPRDPYDARRGFWYSHMGWMLQKANPKNRARADISDLVADKVVVFQHKHYLLLMVFSAFILPTLVAGYFWGDYWGGFIYGGVFKSFFIQQATFCVNSLAHWIGTQPFDDRRTPRDHVLTAFVTFGEGYHNFHHEFPSDYRNALKWYQYDPTKMVIYALSQLGLAWNLKKFSQNAIEQGLLQQQQKKLDRQRQKLNWGSSVEELPVWTREEFNQRAKKEGLIIISGIIHNVKNFIKEHPGGQALIRATLGKDATDAFSGAVYRHSNAAHNILATMRVAVVKDVSVNANTFDAQEQYMEKEKQN; translated from the coding sequence ATGACAACTACGACTGAACAATTGGAGACGGTTGAAATCACCAAACTAAACGCCATTGCCGCTGGTACCAATAAAAAGGTGCCTAGAATTGTGGCTGCTGGATTAGGTGGCAAATTAATGGGTACTGCCGATTTAGTTAAAGTTACTGCTGAAGAAATCACTCAAGATTCGATGGAATCTTTAGCTGAAAAAGATGCTAGAGAAAAAGCCAAATATGCTCACAAGAAACATATTTCAGAAGAACCTTGGACTACCAAGAATTTTTCTCAAAAGATTAATTGGCTTAATCTTATATTAGTTGCTGGTGTTCCAGCAATTGGTATGGGTGCTGCCCTCACAATTACCCCCCAAGTTAAGACGTTGGTATTGGCATTTGTCTTGTATGTATTTAGTGGTATTTCCATCACTGCCGGCTATCATCGTTTATATGCTCACAAGTCATATGATGCTGCCTTACCCGTGAGAATGTTTTTTGCCTTTTTCGGTGCTGGTGCCATTGAAGGTTCAATTAAGTGGTGGGGACATTCTCATAGAGTTCATCATAGGTATACCGATACTCCAAGAGATCCTTATGATGCTAGAAGAGGTTTCTGGTATTCCCACATGGGATGGATGTTGCAAAAAGCTAATCCTAAAAACAGAGCTAGAGCTGATATTTCTGATTTAGTTGCtgataaagttgttgttttccAACACAAACATTATTTACTTTTGATGGTTTTTTCAGCGTTTATCTTGCCAACTTTAGTTGCTGGTTATTTCTGGGGTGATTATTGGGGTGGATTCATCTATGGGGGtgtattcaaatcattctttattcaacaagCTACCTTCTGTGTTAATTCACTAGCTCATTGGATTGGTACTCAACCATTTGATGATAGAAGAACTCCAAGAGATCACGTGTTAACCGCATTTGTCACTTTCGGTGAAGGATATCACAATTTCCATCATGAATTTCCAAGTGATTACAGAAACGCCTTGAAATGGTACCAATATGATCCAACAAAGATGGTCATTTATGCATTATCACAATTGGGCTTAGCTTGgaacttgaaaaaattttctcaaaatgcaattgaacaaggtcttttacaacaacaacaaaagaagttggatagacaaagacaaaaattgaattgggGATCAAGTGTCGAAGAATTACCTGTATGGACAAGAGAGGAGTTCAACCAACGTGCCAAGAAAGAAGGTTTGATTATAATAAGTGGTATTATTCACAATGTCAAGAACTTTATCAAGGAACATCCTGGTGGACAAGCTCTAATTAGAGCTACTTTGGGTAAAGATGCGACCGATGCTTTTAGTGGTGCTGTTTATCGTCATTCAAATGCTGCTCATAATATCTTGGCTACTATGAGAGTTGCTGTTGTTAAGGATGTTTCTGTCAATGCTAACACTTTTGATGCCCAAGAACAGTATATGGAAAAGGAGAAACAAAACTGA
- a CDS encoding Mrpl19 ribosomal protein produces MATKAAMVRLVVDAGKAAPAPPVGPALGSKGVKAIDFCKEFNARTAHYEPGTPVPCLVKVKPDRTFSFEIKSPPTSWLLMKAAQVEKGSGKAGNEVVGTISLKHVWEIAKIKQTDDRHKDLDLKAIVGSIISTANVVGIKVVP; encoded by the coding sequence ATGGCAACGAAAGCAGCAATGGTAAGGCTAGTGGTCGATGCAGGAAAGGCTGCTCCTGCTCCACCAGTAGGTCCAGCCCTCGGTTCCAAGGGTGTCAAAGCCATTGATTTCTGTAAAGAATTCAATGCTCGTACTGCCCATTACGAACCCGGAACACCAGTACCTTGTTTAGTCAAAGTAAAACCTGATAgaactttttcatttgaaattaaatcaCCACCTACATCGTGGCTTTTAATGAAAGCAGCTCAAGTGGAAAAAGGAAGTGGTAAAGCTGGtaatgaagttgttggaaCAATAAGTTTAAAACATGTTTGGGAAATTGCCAAGATTAAACAAACTGATGATCGACATaaagatttggatttgaagGCTATTGTTGGTAGTATAATAAGTACGGcaaatgttgttggtatCAAAGTTGTACCATAA
- a CDS encoding Cyk3 protein (S. cerevisiae homolog CYK3 has role cytokinesis and localizes to cellular bud neck, cytoplasm) yields the protein MTLPPLPFKVKTTVSWPGEESGDLGFVENELIQVFSIVDESWWSGKLRRNGAEGIFPREYVTIMEDDASRTPPSGMGTPTKKRQMGGSTMSVDRIQKQPSNAMLNYKMGDVASPSRGSYDRMNQSFEGTSSSMKSSSAYISQGSNNKLSHQQQSQLQRDRDTEIEYFKRMQHQLKQQEQQLNNYKLYKSTSDLNRNVMMSPPRDMAHSQPYPHGHSYKSNSYADVKSANMAHKQQYKERLMQQYQQQQKQMHYGSHPSLPLSPNAISSKQRIKTPREQEFVKEYEEIARKRAELEYELQKLKRTDQPARSQGQKTPSSPSKYKSSSRTKDEFSIGSYDSIDERQRCSRDDLSKKMSNYVTDEEEEMVRGEHGEQVMLNYVSSSNMFRRGDESPPPPPPPKHLTPSKSQISSGVNNDMSSNSQMRIPFDSDDFRASGHQGNAMGSINNDDDYYRLYMQHEELKNSIKSLQSDVMNLSELSATSAGSFMRHKYEKDLQQSQSRMKGMAINEDIYDSTMVEEDAEYDDLGVESKSDVMSAVFEDKKKANGNIFKKLLKRSTQEQLNPIEQRLQRQDEIDLVSYKMDINRMNSLTSKEKQGRTKRVVKSEANLIVKPLDYISEINTNETTGFNQGSGECATDDDNNDFLDLSSMPMSKIDAFIANYDIRYDLNDFISDVSVKFHNSELEKIRCVLLHMCKFHVIEEEGEGGGGHATAGISQVKPKLKEVQSKGEASIFQINYIFKKILDALRIPCEVVLGFWKKPNEFYHNEQYVINHCWLSVLVEDKFRLIDIYNFENPSICNLQDVGYNEFYFLAQPLSLVSTHIPSIIDLQHVTPPIDPSIAFYLPRTYSGFYANELSFHNFNNALTRLKDLEICELELYVPTDVELFTLVKTSKLTTNDLSLCQIKWVNHRRMAKIKAILPKNESIGVLQIFAGPKGLQKHFDNIHQLSIVIPLTHQGSNRQTKFVQRFPTVQSQLNDLYIVKPQANKLLLKTTYQFQIEQYPSQGLRHAHELSSSLPDFKIVIESPSGKYFKLTRDEDEIDHAGGDGRITGSFPKPFGVYSSNIKCSELGVYRGLVIGDNGNSWYVFAQWESVQSLGV from the coding sequence ATGACACTACCTCCCTTACCATTCAAAGTGAAGACAACGGTTTCATGGCCTGGTGAAGAGTCTGGTGATTTGGGATTCGTTGAAAATGAGTTGATCCAGGTGTTTTCCATAGTTGATGAGAGTTGGTGGAGTGGGAAACTACGTCGAAATGGAGCTGAAGGAATATTTCCTCGAGAATATGTCACAATAATGGAGGATGATGCATCGAGAACTCCCCCTTCGGGGATGGGTACACCCACAAAGAAGAGACAGATGGGCGGAAGTACTATGTCAGTTGACCGAATTCAAAAGCAACCTTCAAACGCCATGttaaattacaaaatggGAGACGTTGCATCACCATCTAGAGGTTCATATGACAGAATGAATCAAAGCTTTGAAGGGacctcttcatcaatgaaaagCTCTTCTGCCTACATTTCTCAAGgaagcaacaacaaattgtcTCATCAGCAACAATCGCAATTACAAAGGGACCGTGATACGGAGATTGAATACTTTAAACGCATGCAGCATCAGTTAAagcaacaagaacaacagCTCAACAACTATAAGCTCTATAAATCTACGCTGGATTTGAATAGAAACGTCATGATGTCACCTCCCAGGGACATGGCTCATTCACAACCATATCCACATGGCCATTCATACAAGTCTAATTCTTATGCTGATGTGAAATCGGCCAATATGGCACATAAACAACAGTATAAAGAAAGGTTAATGCAACAGTACCAACAGCAGCAAAAGCAAATGCATTATGGAAGTCACCCATCATTACCATTATCTCCCAATGCCATTTCCTCAAAGCAAAGGATTAAAACACCACGAGAGCAGGAATTCGTCAAGGAATATGAAGAGATTGCTCGTAAACGGGCCGAATTGGAGTACGAATTACAGAAGTTAAAGAGAACTGATCAACCAGCTCGGTCTCAAGGTCAGAAAACACCTTCATCGCCTTCAAAGTACAAGAGTTCCTCAAGAACGAAAGATGAGTTTTCCATTGGCTCGTACGACTCCATTGATGAGAGACAACGGTGCTCACGTGATGATTTGAGTAAGAAAATGTCAAACTATGTCAccgatgaagaagaggaaatgGTACGTGGGGAACATGGTGAACAAGTCATGCTCAACTATGTCAGCTCAAGCAATATGTTTAGACGTGGTGACGAATCTCCACCACCCCCACCCCCCCCAAAGCATTTGACTCCTTCAAAATCACAAATCTCCAGTGGAGTCAACAATGACATGAGTTCTAATTCGCAAATGAGAATTCCTTTTGACAGTGACGATTTTCGTGCTTCAGGACATCAAGGCAATGCTATGGGGAGTAtaaataatgatgatgactaCTATCGTCTATACATGCAACACgaggaattgaaaaactccATCAAATCATTACAAAGTGATGTTATGAACTTGTCAGAGTTGAGTGCAACCAGTGCAGGCTCATTCATGAGACACAAgtatgaaaaagatttacaaCAAAGTCAATCACGTATGAAGGGGATGGCCATCAATGAGGATATTTATGATTCAACCAtggttgaagaagatgcagaatatgatgatttggGAGTGGAGTCCAAATCTGATGTAATGAGTGCCGTGTTTGAGGATAAAAAGAAGGCAAATGgaaacattttcaaaaaattattgaaaagatcAACACAAGAGCAATTGAATCCTATCGAACAAAGATTACAACgacaagatgaaattgatttggttaGTTACAAGATGGACATTAATAGAATGAATTCATTAACGTCAAAGGAGAAACAAGGTCGCACTAAACGTGTGGTGAAAAGTGAAGCAAATCTAATCGTTAAACCATTGGATTACATCTCCGAAATAAATACTAATGAAACGACTGGATTTAATCAAGGAAGCGGTGAGTGTGCCACTGATGATGACAATaatgattttcttgatttatCGCTGATGCCAATgtccaaaattgatgcatTCATTGCCAATTATGATATTCGTTAcgatttgaatgattttatATCTGATGTTTCCGTCAAATTTCATAATTCAGAGTTGGAGAAGATTAGATGTGTGTTGTTACATATGTGCAAATTCCACGTTATTGAAGAGGAAGGAGAAGGAGGAGGAGGGCATGCAACAGCAGGTATTTCCCAAGTGAAGCCCAAATTGAAGGAAGTTCAACTGAAGGGAGAAGCATCaatattccaaatcaattataTTTTCAAGAAGATTCTTGATGCATTGAGAATTCCATGTGAAGTTGTATTGgggttttggaaaaagcCAAATGAGTTTTATCATAATGAACAATATGTTATTAATCATTGTTGGTTATCAGTATTGGTTGAAGATAAGTTTCGATTGATCGATATATATAATTTCGAAAACCCGTCCATTTGCAATTTACAAGACGTTGGTTATAATGagttttattttcttgCTCAGCCATTGAGTTTGGTATCAACCCACATTCCATCAATTATTGATTTGCAACATGTAACACCACCTATTGATCCCAGTATTGCATTTTATCTACCTCGTACATATTCCGGATTCTATGCCAATGAGTTATCTTTTCATAACTTTAACAACGCATTGACTAGATTGAAGGACCTAGAGATTTGTGAATTGGAGTTGTATGTTCCTACAGATGTTGAATTGTTCACTTTGGTTAAAACTTCCAAGTTAACCACAAACGATTTAAGCTTATGTCAAATCAAATGGGTTAATCACAGACGTATGGCTAAAATTAAAGCTATTTTACCCAAGAACGAATCAATTGGAGTATTACAAATATTTGCTGGGCCTAAAGGATTacaaaaacattttgataatattcatcaattatcaattgtGATTCCATTGACTCATCAGGGCTCGAATAGACAAACtaaatttgttcaaagatTCCCTACTGTACAgagtcaattgaatgatttatACATTGTCAAACCACAGGCTAATAAGTTGTTGCTAAAAACTACctatcaatttcaaattgagcaATATCCAAGTCAAGGTTTGCGTCATGCGCATGAATTATCATCGTCATTGCcagatttcaaaatagtTATTGAATCCCCTCTGGGGAAATATTTTAAATTAACTcgtgatgaagatgaaataGACCAtgctggtggtgatggAAGAATTACTGGCTCATTTCCTAAACCATTTGGTGTTTATTCATCCAATATCAAGTGTCTGGAACTTGGTGTTTATCGAGGATTGGTTATTGGAGATAATGGTAATAGTTGGTATGTGTTTGCTCAATGGGAGAGTGTTCAGAGCCTAGGCGTGTGA